The sequence tgattttattaCAGATTGGtttcttttgaaatttaaatttagttgGATTTCATTTCTAAATTTCTCATCGCATCCAAATGCTCTGGTGTTGCGCTATCAAACAGCAACAAGAAATCCAACAAAAACCGTGAAGAgatgttatatatataagtgCTTCATTTCGCATGATTGGTTCCAGAAGTACTGTCTCAATCATCCTCAATAGGATTTTCAATTACACTGGCCACAATTTCTTGTAAGATTTGAAACTCTAAACATGCGTCTCGTTCACCCATATGTAGGGGTGTGCAAAATTTCGAttaaatcgaattaaccgaccgaatcgaattaattcggaaattcggttcggttaattcAGAAGTtcgtttttgaaattttagaaaatcggttaattcggttcggtttcggttttaatttgaaaaattcggttaaaccgaataagtatatatattaatttaagttGTATGTGgacattaaaaatacattagaagaaaacccaatttttcatatattagaaAGAAGTTCATTCATCCAACaattttatcttcaatatttctattaattattagtattttttgttcaatgttCCTTGTTATTTATAAGATCtccattgttttctttttttgtatgttaaaatttgccttttttaaaaaatatcggttATTTCGAATAGACCGATTACACACCCCTACCCATATGATCTAATAAGCGATTGACGTCCATTTTGTTTTGGTTACAGAGATCGTTAATCATTGTTTCGACTCTCAAGTCCATTAATGCGGTCTTTCATATATAGTTGCTCCATTTGAATTCATTGAGGCTATTTGATGATGCCCGAGTCCATTAGGTGAATTGACTGGGCAATCTACCAGACAAAGATGTATACTTTTTGTGTGAATATTTTTTACCTGACAGGATGAGCCCAGATGGCTTGACCTATACTGTGAGTACTCTTGATCGGGTAGGATGAGCTCGGGTGGTCTAACCTTGCTTGGCATGTACTATTAGTACTCTTGATCAGATAGGATGAGCTTGGGTTGCCTTTTCTGCGCTGTGAGTACTCTTGACCGAGAATAATGAGCTCGGGTGGACTGACCTGTCCCGTACTGTGAGTACTCTTGACAGGGTAAGATGAACTGGGGTGGCCTGGCCTGCACTGTGAGTACTCTTGATCGTGTAGGATGAGCTCGAGTGGCCTGGTCTGGCTTGTATTGGGAGTACTCTTGACCGGGTAAGATGAGCTCAGGTGGCTTGGTCTGCACTGTGAGTACTTTTGATCGGGTAAGATGAGCTCGGGTGGCCTGGCCTGGAAACATAGAGAAGAACAGACCCATCGATTATCGTGGACAGGGTCCACAATCACTTAGCTTAATATTCTCGGGTACCCCTCCTTCTTGGCCAAGGAAGACTCTAAGACCATCTCCAACCTACTGCACTACATTCTGCACTATATTCTGCACTACAATAGTGTAACACTAAATTCATCTCCATCCTATCTACACTACATTCTACactaaaaaagaatattctcagaatattcttataatattaattttatttcaattataaCTATTTATAATTCCATTACACAAttatacataataaatataattatattatttcattatttattagaaaatcgattaattattttatataaataaaataattatttaatgatacaaatatttattttaagaaataaatacGATACAAGCAGAATATTAAATATTAGAATTACTATATTCTTCCCATAAGTGCTCAATTAACGCATTTCGTAGTTCATAGTGAGCATCtctgttttttattttcttataccgaGAGAGAAATTCTTCGAATCTTGTACTTTCGTCATTGACCACCATCTCCACATCGGCAAGCGGTGCTTCCCTTGCATCTTCAATTGGTGCACTGAGGTCACGTTCATCTTCAATAATCATGTTGTGCATGATAATGCAAGCTGTCATTATATCATGCAAATTGTTTTTACGCCACGAACGTGCTGGATTTGCCACGATTGCAAATCGAGATTGAAGAACACCAAATGCTCGCTCCACATCTTTCCTACACGACTCTTGTTTCATAGCGAAATATCTTTTTTTCGGTCCAAGTGGGTTACTGATAGTTTGCACAATAGTTGACAACTTTGGGTAGATACCATCTGCTAGGTAATAGCCAGTATTATATTCTTTGCCATATATAGTATAATTGGCAGGAGGAGCAATGCCTTGAgccaaatttgaaaatatattggaTGCCTCTAAAACATTGATATCATTATTTGATCCAGGCATACCAAAATATGCGTGCCATATCCAAAGATCATAATCGGCCACTGCTTCTAAAATAATTGTTGGAGACCCACTTCGACCTGAATATTGCCCAGCCCAAGCAGTAGGACAGTTCTTCCACTTCCACTGCATACACTCCCGCCTGCCCAACATTCCTGGAAAGCCTCGTTGTTTACCAATATTCAAGAGTCGAGCAACATCGTTGGCTGTTAGAGCTCGTAAGTACTGGGCTCCAAAAACTTCCACCACTGCTCGACAAAACCGTTGCAAGCATTCAATTGCAGTTGACTCTCCTATTTTGATGTATTCATCGGTCGCATCCGCGGCCATGGCATATGCTAACATTCGAATTGCAGCTGTTGCTTTCTGATTAGTTGATAACCCTAGTCGTCCCAAGCCATCACTGCGTTGTATGAAGTAGCTATCATGATTCTTGACACCATCCACAATGTGAAGGAATAGATGACGAGACATCCGAAATCGTCGTCGAAAAATACCTTCATGAAATCTGGGATTTTCAGCAAAATAGTCGTTGAACAAATTCTGATCGGCTATTTCTCTATCGCGGTGAATTACAATGTGACCTGGAATGGATCCTCTTCTCGGACCTTCGTTAACTtgttgattgatgtaggtgtgTAGTATCGTATTGCGTGCATGAATATGGCTAATGATTGCTCCTTGAATCTCATCAATGGCTTTATCGATGATCAAATAATTAGTTATTTTATCTTCATTATCGGATAATGACGATGAGCCTGATGaagaattcattttttttaatataaattgttTGAAAAATGTATACCACGAATTAGAGTTTATATAGAATTTATTACGATAATATGGATGAGATTTCCTATCTCGAAATCTTTCCATCCATAGAATTAGATTTCATTAGATAAGGAATCTCATCCAATGGCATATATCTCTTACCATGTGACTCAACGGTCACGAGGAAGGCAGAACTGCAATTTGAGTTTGTCCACTAGTTATTAATGAATAAAGAAAGGTATATAGTAATAGAATTTGGTGTTTGATAAAAGAATTCTACCaaataaataacttttaaaatgtCAGGCATTTGCTTTTGGTGATCTCATCCTTGTACCATCCGTAGGATTAGATTTTGGTAATCTCATCCGACGGATGGCACACAGATGAGATTTCAGAGCCTGATATCCATCGAAATCTAATCAAATTACTATCATTTCTTTTGCATATTTTCTAAAGATAATCCGAAATACTATAAATAGTAACATCTatattcaaaacatatcaatacACCTATAAGCATATTAGCGAAAGATAGATGGAAGAAAGTTCAAGAAAGAACTACACCGTTGATGAAGATAAGTTTTTGTGTCATATTTATCTTGATGTTTCACAGGATCCCATTATAGGTATAAGTCAATCGAGAACTCAATTCTGGTCTCGGGTTGCTGAGAAATACAACAAAGAAAGAAGAAGTGATTTACATCCACGACCTCAAAGATCAGTTGAGAAGTGCATGGGAAACATCCTCACTTCTGTTGCCCTTATGAGAGGATGCATTCGACAAATTGAAAACCTCAAGCCTAGTGGTGCATCTAAACAAGATATCgtaagttattttttttaaaaaagttatgaGTCATTCACATTCAAATTTCTTAActaatttttaatggtttttatGTAGATGAACCTCGCAAAAGTACTGTATATACAAGACAGTAAAGATAACAAACCATTTTCATTTGATCATGTGTGGGATATTGTGAAGGATTGTGAAAAACTTTCAGGAGATAAAATTTCGATAACCAAAAAATCTAAACTACGTGCTACTAATCTGGATACTTCACAGTCTGATACTCCAGCTGAAGAATCGCCACAATCAGGTTCACCTAGCTTCTCTGCATTTGCAATACATTTAAATGATGACAATATTGATGACAGTTTTCAAAGACCAATTGGAGTGAAAAAAGccaaattgaagaagaaaagagatgAAGATATTTCTCAAATTCAGCGTACAATGGAAGAACAACATCGCGAACTGTTGGATGTTTTGAAACAAGGAACCGTTGAAAGACAACAAAATTATGACCTTCAAAGGATGAGACTTCAACAAGAGGAAAGAAAAATGGAGGATAGAATTTTATACAAAGATTTGAGCAAAATCATTGATCCAAATTTGCGTGAATACACTAGAACTCAACAAGAAAAGATTTTGCAAAAGAGACTTCAAGCTGAAAATCGAGACAACTTTGGATCTTATTTTGGCGATATTGGAGGATCAGGATCTGGTTTACCAGATTACtaaatatcatttaataaattttattgtttgtatcgtaattttgttgtttgtttgttgttgtttttaaaattatttcgtATTATGTTGTAAAATGTATCATTTTAATGTACTAGTAATATAATTTGGttgtttattaaattaatttaatatctatttaattttaaaaaaatttaaattaatatttaagtttcaagaggaaattattttaaaaattttaaaaataaaaatattaattatataattaatatataataaaatattaaatatttataattatttaaaaacaaataaaaaaatttaaaaaaaaaataaaagagatgTGGCGCAGCACTTTGTACTGCGCCACATCTAGAGTGGGTTTTAGGACAACTCCAGTCCAGCACCATTTTTGGTGCTGGATTGGAGTGAAAAACCTTGATCCACAATGGAGCAACTCCATTGTGGAGCAAGGGTTGGAGTTGCTCTAAGGTATTGCAAGTGTCTGGGATGCCAAGGGCTTCCCTGCTTGGCTAGACACATTTCCCACTCGGGCGGTTTCATTCAACCATGTCTTGCCCTGCTAAGAATATGAGCTCGGGTTTGTATGAATACATAGTGGCCTGATATGATTCTTAAGTTGCTGCATGTCCGGAATTTTTTAAACATGTTACTGTTTCTTTACTCGAACTGGCTTCCACCCGGTCTATTCTTGGCTTCCTGGGCCAACTCTAGACTTGTCCTGCTTTGGTCCTCCTTACTGCTCTGAGTCCATGGATGACTTGGACTCTTTACAGGACATCACCACTCCTTCCATAAATAGTCGGACTATAGTCATTCTCGTTGTCTCGATTAGTTATGTTTAGACTCCGTCGAGaatatgattaatttttgcttTCAGATCGGCTCCTACAAATTAAAATGAGCAATTTGAAGAGGACAACATTCTCCCTGCGAACATAGAAGACTTCTCCAATTTGAACAAGGCCATTGACTCTTGGCCTCGGTCCCTCTACTATACTTGTCCAgctattgatgaaaatattcatttttagtCCAATTCTTTCTTTCTTGAATTTTCGCTAGATAGTCGGGTATAAAATTTTCTAAGTGTTAAAAAGTAACGGGCTCTCATGTCTCCCGAACATGAATAAGATGTTGGGACTTTATACTTCCCATGCTTAGAATAAGGTGTCGAACCCTCTTACCTCCTGGGTTTAGATAAGGTGTTGGAGTCTCATTTTTCGTGGCTTGCATATGGTGTTGGGACCTCATTCTTCCGAGCTTGAATAAGGTGTCGGAACCTCATACCTTCCGGACTTAGATAAATAATTTTCACTcatattaaaaacaataaaatggATTTTAATTGATAATCAAATGTTGAATGCAATgactaaatataatatttattgaaatgaAATCATACCTGGGTGTCATGCTTCTCGGGATATTTGGGTTGTTTTCTTGGGCTACCACATAACTATCTCCATCTCTTCCTCCTATGTGGATGCTTTTGGTGAAGAGGTAACATGTCTATCATTGCCTCTTGACAAGAGCATCTATCCATTGTGCCAGTTCTTCCAGAGCGATAGTGATGGTTGTTTGAGGGTCACCAAGGAGCGGATTAACCTAGGGGACCCCTGAGTCTGTTGTCTCTCTTCCGAAAGAATCCCTCTCAGTCGAGTTTTTGTAGATCTAATTTCCCACACACGAAGTCAATGATTATGTTTGGGTCGATTGAGTGAGCTGGGTGAAGAATCTACCTGACAAATATGTATACTTTTTCTGTGAAGATTTTTGACTTGATGGGGGGTGGCCTGGCCTGCAATATGAGCATTCTTGATCGGGTACGATGAACTCAGGTGTTTTGGCATGGCCTGTACTGTGAGTTCTCTTGATCTGGTAGGATGAGCTCGGGTGGCCTAACCTGCATTATGGGTACTCTTGACTGGGTAGGATGAGCTCAGATGCCTTGGTATGCCTTGTACTGTGAGTACACTTGACCTGATAGGATGAGCTCGGGTGGCTTGACTTGCACTGTGAGTACTCTTGACCGAGTAAGAATGAGCTCAGGTGGCCTGGCCTGACATGTACTGTGAGTATTCTTGACCGGGTAGGATGAACTCTCAAGTGACCTGACCTGCATTGTGAATACCTTTGACCGGGTAGGATGAGCTCGTGTGGCCTTGACTGGAAACGTGGATCGTAACAGACCCCTCGATTATCCGTGGATAGAGCCTACGATCACTTAACTTAATCTTCTCAAGTACTCTACATTGCCTTGCCAAGGAAGACTCCAAAGTGCTACAAGTGTTCCAGATGTCAACGGCTTCCTTGCCTAGCCAGAAACCTTTTTTTACCCAAACAGTATCATTCAACACTGTCTTATCCGAGCAAGAATATAAGCTCAGACTTTTATGAGTCCATAGTGGTC comes from Primulina huaijiensis isolate GDHJ02 chromosome 5, ASM1229523v2, whole genome shotgun sequence and encodes:
- the LOC140977440 gene encoding uncharacterized protein gives rise to the protein MEESSRKNYTVDEDKFLCHIYLDVSQDPIIGISQSRTQFWSRVAEKYNKERRSDLHPRPQRSVEKCMGNILTSVALMRGCIRQIENLKPSGASKQDIMNLAKVLYIQDSKDNKPFSFDHVWDIVKDCEKLSGDKISITKKSKLRATNLDTSQSDTPAEESPQSGSPSFSAFAIHLNDDNIDDSFQRPIGVKKAKLKKKRDEDISQIQRTMEEQHRELLDVLKQGTVERQQNYDLQRMRLQQEERKMEDRILYKDLSKIIDPNLREYTRTQQEKILQKRLQAENRDNFGSYFGDIGGSGSGLPDY
- the LOC140977439 gene encoding uncharacterized protein, with product MERFRDRKSHPYYRNKFYINSNSWYTFFKQFILKKMNSSSGSSSLSDNEDKITNYLIIDKAIDEIQGAIISHIHARNTILHTYINQQVNEGPRRGSIPGHIVIHRDREIADQNLFNDYFAENPRFHEGIFRRRFRMSRHLFLHIVDGVKNHDSYFIQRSDGLGRLGLSTNQKATAAIRMLAYAMAADATDEYIKIGESTAIECLQRFCRAVVEVFGAQYLRALTANDVARLLNIGKQRGFPGMLGRRECMQWKWKNCPTAWAGQYSGRSGSPTIILEAVADYDLWIWHAYFGMPGSNNDINVLEASNIFSNLAQGIAPPANYTIYGKEYNTGYYLADGIYPKLSTIVQTISNPLGPKKRYFAMKQESCRKDVERAFGVLQSRFAIVANPARSWRKNNLHDIMTACIIMHNMIIEDERDLSAPIEDAREAPLADVEMVVNDESTRFEEFLSRYKKIKNRDAHYELRNALIEHLWEEYSNSNI